The Plasmodium brasilianum strain Bolivian I chromosome 14, whole genome shotgun sequence genome contains a region encoding:
- a CDS encoding kinesin-13, which translates to MLKKTMQQKRQSIVKNKSEAYPQKSVNVGQKSKSRSKNMNRKIKVVVRKRPISELEKKKKDSDIITMKDNCTIYIDEPRYKVDMTKYIERHEFVVDKVFDETVDNFTVYVNTIKPLIVDIFENNSVCSCFAYGQTGSGKTYTMLGSQPYGQSETPGIFQYAADDIFNLLSVYDQENSKGIFISFYEIYCGKLYDLLQKRKMVAALENGKKEVVVKDLKVLRVLSKEELILKMIEGVLLRKIGVNSQNDESSRSHAILNIDLKDINKNISSGKIAFIDLAGSERGADTVSQNKQTQTDGANINRSLLALKECIRAMDAEKNHIPFRDSELTKVLRDIFVGKSKSIMIANISPTISCCEQTLNTLRYSSRVKSFKTKPNTNEEEDTNNEKISILDSKNSEYYNNSSTENINIKSSGFFPSNKISLRSNEIRERNINNSTNNNSSSTNNNHSNNHSNNHSNNHSNNNNNDKNNGKNNGSGSLKSSSNKNIEKNKDTSCVYGKYGSVNEIDKIKEKKKKKVY; encoded by the exons ATGCTCAAAAAAACGATGCAGCAGAAAAGACAGTCGATCGTCAAAAACAAA AGCGAGGCGTACCCGCAGAAGAGCGTGAATGTGGGACAGAAATCAAAAAGtagaagtaaaaatatgaacaggaAAATAAAGGTAGTAGTGCGGAAAAGACCAATAAGCGAgttagagaaaaaaaaaaaagacagcGATATAATTACAATGAAAGATAACTGTACGATTTATATAGATGAACCAAGATATAAAGTAGACATGACGAAATATATAGAAAGGCACGAGTTTGTTGTAGACAAGGTGTTTGATGAAACAGTAGATAACTTTACAGTTTATGTGAATACAATAAAACCGTTAATTGTAgacatttttgaaaataattctGTATGTTCATGTTTTGCATATGGGCAAACAGGTAGTGGTAAAACATATACTATGTTAGGTTCTCAACCATATGGTCAGAGTGAAACCCCAGGTATTTTTCAATATGCTGCAgatgatatatttaatttgttaagTGTATATGATCAGGAAAATAGTAAAGGTATATTCATATCgttttatgaaatatattgtGGTAAGTTATATGActtattacaaaaaagaaaaatggtaGCAGCTTTAGAAAATGGGAAAAAGGAGGTTGTTGTAAAAGATTTAAAGGTGTTGAGAGTTCTCTCTAAAGaagaattaatattaaaaatgatagaAGGTGTATTGTTAAGAAAAATTGGTGTTAATTCACAAAATGATGAATCATCTAGATCTCATGCAATATTAAACATTGATTTAAaggatataaataaaaacatatctTCAGGGAAAATTGCTTTTATAGATTTAGCAGGTAGTGAAAGAGGTGCTGACACGGTTTCgcaaaataaacaaacacAAACAGATGGggcaaatataaatagatcATTATTAGCTTTAAAGGAATGTATTAGAGCTATGGATGCagaaaaaaatcatatacCTTTTAGAGATTCTGAATTGACAAAAGTACTACGTGATATATTTGTTGGTAAGTCTAAGAGTATTATGATTGCTAATATATCACCCACTATAAGCTGCTGTGAGCAAACTTTGAATACGTTACGTTACTCATCAAGGGTAAAAAGCTTTAAAACAAAACCAAACacaaatgaagaagaagacacgaacaatgaaaaaattagtatTCTAGATTCTAAGAACTCAGAATATTATAACAACTCAAGTACTGAGAATATTAACATAAAGTCGAGTGGCTTCTTTCCTAGCAATAAGATTAGTCTAAGGTCTAATGAGATAAGGGAAAGGAACATCAACAATAGCACAAACAATAATAGCAGTAGCACCAACAATAACCACAGCAACAATCACAGCAACAATCACAGCAACAATCACagcaacaacaacaacaatgATAAGAACAATGGCAAGAACAATGGTAGTGGTTCCC